In Triticum aestivum cultivar Chinese Spring chromosome 5B, IWGSC CS RefSeq v2.1, whole genome shotgun sequence, the following proteins share a genomic window:
- the LOC123112554 gene encoding nucleolar protein 14: MAKTKPTAAGAAAADKKHNNKKKGKGNIKGRNGPAAVAMKARGAGAAAAERSNPFEAIWSRRKFDVLGKKRKGEERRTSRSRSDAIHKRENTLLKEFEQSAKSSVFHDRRIGERDETLPEYDKAILRQQREHMAKLKRASKFNLSDEEDDEDSHTLLGNDDFNEEVPIGDDSDEEGNTLSKKRLSLQSSDLPSETDLPGETHGHKSKKEVMSEIILKSKFYKAQKAKEKEEDEHLVDKLDSDFALLAQTPALLSLTESARVNTHKNNSSTIHKGSSGLTGKEIFNKEKPDAYDKLVKEMVMDQRARPSDRTKTPEELAQEEKERLEKLEKERHKRMLGTAESSDEEDDDSEDGDHHMRADNSKPISGDDLGDSFSFDEPAKRKKGWVDAIYENEGRKIGEGVASGDEGSDDSGEDEDEDEEEDAGDEEDSSDNDFRNMPARDWEQSDDDEVAVEEDEKDDVKDKEQVIGEKVLKTNAQNLKRVSNAKQKPPGKDEDLPFVIEAPNNLQDLCSLVDGRSETEIAEIISRIRTCNSIRLTPENRKKMQVFYGVLLQYFAVLATQSPVKFKVIETLVKPLVEMSGETPYFAAICARERLTRTRARLCEDIKVPGKSSLPSLKTLLLLRLWSLIFPCSDFRHAVATPMLLLMCEYLMRCPIQSGRDAAVGSFLCSMVLAATKESKKFCPEAISFLQTLLVTSLKGEVSNQINDQFMELKTLKPWLHISEQVHEVNRMNILDLMSMDPDSPFFASDNFKAGVLLSVAECLRGFVIIHEGLCSFPEIFMPVSSLLQQIMEKSELPALLQEIFQDVIDLIKKRSDEHHASREPLQMRKQKPEPIKQLNPKFEENYVKGLDYDPDRERARLKKLAKQVKSEKRGAMSELRKDSYFMAAVKQKERARHEQERSEKYGKAMAFLQEQESAFKCGQMGKGKKRRR; this comes from the exons ATGGCGAAGACGAAGCCGACGGCAGCCGGTGCGGCCGCGGCGGACAAGAAGCATAATAAcaagaagaaaggcaagggcaaCATCAAGGGGAGGAACGGCCCGGCGGCCGTGGCCATGAAGGCGCGCGGGgccggggccgcggcggcggagcggagcAACCCCTTCGAGGCCATCTGGTCGCGCCGCAAGTTCGACGTGCTCGGCAAGAAGCGCAAGGGCGAGGAGAGGCGCACCTCCCGCTCCCGCTCCGACGCTATCCACAAG AGGGAGAACACCCTGCTCAAGGAGTTCGAGCAGAGCGCCAAGTCGTCGGTCTTCCATGACCGGCGCATCGGCGAGAGGGACGAGACTCTGCCCGAGTACGACAAGGCCATCCTCCGTCAGCAGCGAGAGCACATG GCGAAGTTGAAACGAGCAAGCAAATTCAATCTGTCcgatgaggaggatgacgaggattCTCACACGCTTTTGGGAAATGATGATTTCAATGAAGAGGTGCCTATTGGTGACGACAGTGATGAAGAAG GTAACACGCTCTCAAAGAAGCGCCTATCTCTCCAAAGTAGTGATCTCCCTTCAGAAACTGACCTACCTGGAGAAACACAT GGTCACAAGAGCAAAAAGGAAGTTATGTCAGAGATCATTTTGAAGAGTAAATTTTACAAG GCCCAAAAAGCCAAGGAAAAGGAAGAGGATGAACATCTTGTTGACAAGTTAGATAGTGATTTTGCATTGCTGGCCCAGACGCCAGCACTTCTATCCCTGACCGAGTCAGCTAGAGTGAACACacataaaaacaattcaagtacaATCCATAAAGGTTCATCTGGTCTGACCGGAAAGGAGATTTTCAATAAG GAAAAGCCAGATGCATACGACAAACTGGTGAAAGAAATGGTGATGGATCAACGTGCTCGCCCGTCAGACAGGACAAAAACCCCAGAAGAACTAGCTCAGGAAGAAAAAGAACGTCTTGAGAAGTTGGAG AAGGAACGTCACAAGCGGATGCTTGGAACTGCTGAGTCctctgatgaagaagatgatgatagcGAGGATGGTGATCATCATATGAGGGCGGATAACTCAAAACCTATATCTGGCGATGATCTTGGTGATTCCTTCTCTTTTGACGAGCCAGCAAAAAGGAAAAAAGGTTGGGTTGATGCAATTTATGAGAATGAGGGTAGAAAGATAGGTGAAGGTGTAGCATCTGGCGATGAAGGAAGTGATGACAgcggtgaagatgaggatgaggatgaagaagaagatgctggCGATGAAGAGGATTCTAGTGATAATGACTTCCGTAATATGCCGGCAAGGGACTGGGAGCAAAGCGACGACGATGAGGTTGCTGTAGAAGAAGATGAAAAGGATGATGTCAAAGATAAAGAACAAGTTATTGGGGAAAAAGTTTTGAAAACAAATGCACAAAATTTGAAGAGAGTATCTAATGCGAAGCAAAAACCACCTGGCAAGGATGAAGACCTACCTTTTGTGATAGAAGCACCAAACAACTTACAAGATCTATGCTCCTTGGTCGATGGTCGCTCAGAAACTGAAATAGCTGAGATTATAAGCCGGATACGTACTTGCAATTCAATAAGGCTCACACctgaaaacagaaagaaaatgcaA GTTTTCTATGGTGTTCTCCTGCAGTATTTTGCAGTTTTAGCTACTCAAAGTCCAGTGAAGTTTAAAGTAATTGAGACCCTTGTTAAACCCTTAGTTGAGATGAGTGGAGAGACACCATATTTTGCTGCAATATGTGCTAGGGAACGACTTACTCGTACACGTGCTCGTCTATGTGAAGACATCAAAGTTCCAG GAAAAAGCAGCTTGCCTAGTTTGAAGACATTACTTCTACTGAGGTTATGGTCTCTTATATTCCCCTGCTCCGACTTCCGGCATGCTGTCGCAACTCCAATGCTTCTGCTTATGTGCGAATATCTGATGCGATGCCCTATACAGTCTGGCCGAGATGCAGCTGTTGGTTCTTTCTTGTGCTCCATGGTGCTTGCG GCTACTAAAGAATCGAAAAAGTTCTGCCCTGAAGCTATCAGTTTTCTGCAAACTCTTTTGGTAACATCACTTAAAGGAGAAGTGAGCAATCAG ATCAATGACCAGTTTATGGAGCTCAAGACATTGAAACCATGGCTTCATATCAGTGAGCAAGTGCATGAGGTGAATCGTATGAATATCCTCGACCTAATGAGCATGGATCCTGATTCCCCATTCTTCGCATCAGATAATTTCAA GGCTGGTGTACTTCTGTCTGTGGCTGAATGTTTGAGGGGCTTTGTAATTATACATGAAGGGCTCTGCTCTTTTCCAGAAATTTTCATGCCAGTTTCTTCTCTGCTGCAACAAATTATGGAAAAATCCGAGTTGCCTGCCCTGTTACAAGAAATTTTCCAAGATGTCATCGACTTGATTAAGAAGAGAAGTGACGAACACCATGCTTCAAGAGAGCCACTCCAAATGCGGAAGCAGAAGCCTGAACCAATCAAGCAGCTGAATCCCAAATTTGAGGAGAA TTACGTAAAGGGTCTTGATTACGATCCTGACCGAGAAAGGGCACGCCTGAAGAAGCTGGCGAAACAAgtgaagagcgagaagagaggtgCGATGTCCGAGCTTCGCAAAGATAGTTATTTCATGGCTGCTGTGAAACAGAAGGAGAGGGCGAGACACGAGCAAGAGAGGTCTGAAAAGTATGGCAAAGCAATGGCTTTTCTTCAAGAACAAGAAAGCGCTTTTAAATGCGGGCAGATGGGAAAAGGCAAAAAAAGGAGGAGGTGA
- the LOC123112555 gene encoding ACT domain-containing protein ACR4 isoform X1 produces MSIDEGYGPTWDSDDEYDNFIRKMNPPSIIIDNDSLADATIVKVGSANEYGILLEVIQVLMDLNLVISKAYITSDGGWFMDVFNVTDKEGLKLKDKAAIAEIEGYIRKSLGADSRYMPAKRRSVGVAASTDHNVIELTGSDRPGLLSEVSAVLASLKCNVVSAEIWTHNTRVAAVMRVTDEDTMLAVTDTVRLEMIKERLSYLLRGNNLSRGAAMAEASGTSATHTDRRLHQMMLSDGDCEEFHGHVPAQPQRPKVTVRNWKDKDYSVVTIRCKDRPKLLFDTVCTLTDLRYVVYHANIDANNNQAYQEFYVRHVNGSPMNTEAERLRVIQCLESAIERRVSEGVKLELCSNDKVGLLSEVTRIFRENSLTVTRAEVSTKGRTAVNTFYVRSSAGEVVDQKTIDSIREAIGHNIQVKGHPEAPAPQKKESPTWFLFANLFRPRSLSSLGLFVR; encoded by the exons ATGTCCATTG ATGAAGGCTATGGCCCTACCTGGGACAGCGACGACGAGTACGACAACTTCATACGCAAGATGAACCCGCCAAG TATCATCATCGACAACGATTCGTTGGCGGACGCGACGATTGTCAAG GTTGGCAGTGCAAACGAGTATGGGATTCTGCTGGAAGTGATCCAAGTCCTCATGGATCTCAATCTTGTGATAAGCAAGGCATACATAACCTCAGATGGGGGGTGGTTCATGGATG TTTTCAATGTGACTGATAAGGAAGGGCTGAAATTGAAAGACAAGGCTGCTATTGCGGAGATTGAGGGCTACATCCGGAAG TCCTTGGGCGCAGATTCAAGATACATGCCTGCTAAACGGAGATCGGTGGGTGTCGCCGCTTCAACCGACCACAATGTCATTGAGCTGACAGGGAGCGATCGTCCAGGCCTGCTCTCTGAAGTCAGCGCGGTGCTTGCGAGCCTCAAATGCAATGTGGTCAGTGCTGAAATTTGGACCCATAACACCAGAGTTGCAGCCGTGATGCGAGTCACTGATGAGGACACCATGCTAGCCGTCACCGATACCGTGAGGCTTGAAATGATCAAGGAGCGACTATCCTACCTTCTCCGAGGAAACAATCTCTCGCGAGGAGCTGCCATGGCAGAAGCATCGGGGACTTCTGCCACACATACCGACAGAAGGCTGCACCAGATGATGCTTAGTGACGGGGACTGTGAAGAGTTTCATGGGCATGTCCCAGCTCAACCTCAGAGGCCTAAGGTCACTGTTCGGAATTGGAAAGACAAGGACTACTCGGTGGTGACCATCAGGTGCAAGGACAGGCCGAAGCTTCTGTTCGATACTGTTTGCACCTTGACAGACCTGCGCTATGTTGTCTACCATGCAAACATTGACGCCAACAATAATCAGGCGTACCAG GAATTCTATGTAAGACATGTGAATGGATCTCCAATGAACACTGAAGCTGAAAGATTGAGAGTCATCCAGTGCCTTGAAAGTGCAATTGAGCGCAGGGTATCTGAG GGTGTGAAACTTGAGCTGTGTTCAAATGACAAGGTCGGCCTCCTATCTGAGGTCACGCGCATCTTCCGGGAGAACAGCCTGACTGTCACAAGAGCAGAGGTGAGCACCAAGGGCAGGACAGCCGTCAACACATTCTACGTCCGCAGTTCTGCGGGGGAGGTAGTTGACCAGAAGACCATTGATTCCATCAGGGAAGCCATAGGACATAACATTCAGGTGAAAGGCCACCCTGAGGCACCAGCACCTCAGAAGAAAGAGTCCCCGACATGGTTCCTCTTCGCAAACTTATTCCGGCCAAGGTCTCTCTCTAGTCTTGGCTTGTTTGTGCGTTAA
- the LOC123112555 gene encoding ACT domain-containing protein ACR4 isoform X2, with protein MDLNLVISKAYITSDGGWFMDVFNVTDKEGLKLKDKAAIAEIEGYIRKSLGADSRYMPAKRRSVGVAASTDHNVIELTGSDRPGLLSEVSAVLASLKCNVVSAEIWTHNTRVAAVMRVTDEDTMLAVTDTVRLEMIKERLSYLLRGNNLSRGAAMAEASGTSATHTDRRLHQMMLSDGDCEEFHGHVPAQPQRPKVTVRNWKDKDYSVVTIRCKDRPKLLFDTVCTLTDLRYVVYHANIDANNNQAYQEFYVRHVNGSPMNTEAERLRVIQCLESAIERRVSEGVKLELCSNDKVGLLSEVTRIFRENSLTVTRAEVSTKGRTAVNTFYVRSSAGEVVDQKTIDSIREAIGHNIQVKGHPEAPAPQKKESPTWFLFANLFRPRSLSSLGLFVR; from the exons ATGGATCTCAATCTTGTGATAAGCAAGGCATACATAACCTCAGATGGGGGGTGGTTCATGGATG TTTTCAATGTGACTGATAAGGAAGGGCTGAAATTGAAAGACAAGGCTGCTATTGCGGAGATTGAGGGCTACATCCGGAAG TCCTTGGGCGCAGATTCAAGATACATGCCTGCTAAACGGAGATCGGTGGGTGTCGCCGCTTCAACCGACCACAATGTCATTGAGCTGACAGGGAGCGATCGTCCAGGCCTGCTCTCTGAAGTCAGCGCGGTGCTTGCGAGCCTCAAATGCAATGTGGTCAGTGCTGAAATTTGGACCCATAACACCAGAGTTGCAGCCGTGATGCGAGTCACTGATGAGGACACCATGCTAGCCGTCACCGATACCGTGAGGCTTGAAATGATCAAGGAGCGACTATCCTACCTTCTCCGAGGAAACAATCTCTCGCGAGGAGCTGCCATGGCAGAAGCATCGGGGACTTCTGCCACACATACCGACAGAAGGCTGCACCAGATGATGCTTAGTGACGGGGACTGTGAAGAGTTTCATGGGCATGTCCCAGCTCAACCTCAGAGGCCTAAGGTCACTGTTCGGAATTGGAAAGACAAGGACTACTCGGTGGTGACCATCAGGTGCAAGGACAGGCCGAAGCTTCTGTTCGATACTGTTTGCACCTTGACAGACCTGCGCTATGTTGTCTACCATGCAAACATTGACGCCAACAATAATCAGGCGTACCAG GAATTCTATGTAAGACATGTGAATGGATCTCCAATGAACACTGAAGCTGAAAGATTGAGAGTCATCCAGTGCCTTGAAAGTGCAATTGAGCGCAGGGTATCTGAG GGTGTGAAACTTGAGCTGTGTTCAAATGACAAGGTCGGCCTCCTATCTGAGGTCACGCGCATCTTCCGGGAGAACAGCCTGACTGTCACAAGAGCAGAGGTGAGCACCAAGGGCAGGACAGCCGTCAACACATTCTACGTCCGCAGTTCTGCGGGGGAGGTAGTTGACCAGAAGACCATTGATTCCATCAGGGAAGCCATAGGACATAACATTCAGGTGAAAGGCCACCCTGAGGCACCAGCACCTCAGAAGAAAGAGTCCCCGACATGGTTCCTCTTCGCAAACTTATTCCGGCCAAGGTCTCTCTCTAGTCTTGGCTTGTTTGTGCGTTAA